TGGGAGCCCTTGGGACGCAATCCCTGAGCAGGTAGCCGTGGAGCAGCCACACAGCTACTTCATGCCCCAGACTCCCTAGGCTGCCTGTCCCATATCCCACCTGGGCACCCTAACTCCACCCTGTGATGGCAGCCCTGTGGTTTGCAGGGTGTCGGGTTCACCACAATCAAGACTGCTAGTACAAAACATCCCAGAGATCTCCTTGCACTGCTCCAGGGCAGCTCTCCCCCCTTGCAGCCCACAGCCAGGTGCTGGCCCTGCCCCCTCCAGCCCCCTGGCCCCTCCAGCCCATCTGcagcatcccatcccatcaGCAGCAAGCATCACTCACAGCTTCCTGAAGGTGCTGATGGCTAAGCTCTGCCCATCCGGGACAGCCACTGTCATTGCCGTGGCCTCCAGTCGGTGGCTGTTCTCAGCCAGATAGCTGCAGCGGGACGCCGTGCCGACCAGAAACCACCTCCCCACCAGCTGCACAGCACCGGGTGGGCACCGTCATCCAGGCCCAGGCCCTGGTTGCTGCCACCTTGTGCTGAGCACCCACTCCCACATTTTGTGCTCTCCCCTCTTGCTTGGCACTGTTGTCTGCAGCCTGGCCCTGTGCTTGGGGTGCTGCTCACTGTGGACCCTCAttcaggagcagcagcatgatggAGTTCCCAGGACATCGCACCACAGCACGCACCAACTGCACACAGCCCTGAGTATGTGGCAGACAAGCACCCTACAGACCTGCCCCCACCCGCAGCCCAGCCCCAAGACCCCCATGGGGCAGCTCCACAGGCACCcggaggcctgatggcagcgCCTGGGGCAGAACTGTGCGGGCAGCGGGCTGGGACACGCCGCGAGGCCAGGCGTGGGCTGGGGTGTGCAATGGGGCCGGATCGGAAAGGGGAGCAGTGGAGGCCACCCCACAACCCCGGTGCTGCTCCCAGTGGCCCTGCCCGCGGGGACGCCTGGCCTCACCTCGCCGAGGCCGAGGTTTCCCTCGGTCACCACTTTCTCAAGAGGGCTGCGGGGAGGGGGCGGCCGCTGCCCCCGTCCCTGCAGCGCGGCgaggagcagggagaggagcaggagggagcGCGGGGCGGCCATGGCGCAGCGGAGCCCCGTGCCGGGAAGCGGCGCGGCCGGGCACAGCCGGGCGGGCACGGGGTCACGGCACACGGGGTCAGGCGGCACGGAGGCGGGGGCTGGGCTGGCNNNNNNNNNNNNNNNNNNNNNNNNNNNNNNNNNNNNNNNNNNNNNNNNNNNNNNNNNNNNNNNNNNNNNNNNNNNNNNNNNNNNNNNNNNNNNNNNNNNNGGGCCGTCATGTGCCCGAAAGGGGCTCGGGAACCGCCCCGCGCCTTGCGGAGGGCCGTCGGAAGGCCCGGGCGCTTCGGCTCTCCCTGCCGGCCCTGCAGTGAGTCACGGCGTGCCGCGGCACGGGTGGATTCTATGGTAATCGCTGCTGGCTTTTCCTGATCGCGGCCTTCCGGCTCCGCTCCGGGCTCTGTCCCTTTCTCGTCTGCGCTAGGAAGGGCTGCGGGCACGCGTTAGCTGCTCAGACTCTATTTCCATAAGGCGTAGGCAGCGGCTGCAGCCTGACTGCCAGAGGAGAGCCTTGCGGTGGGTGAATGCGCAGCAGCCTAATTGTACAGAGGGCAAATGCTAACGCGGCGCCTCACCCACTTTGCTGGGGCATGTCAGACTTGATCTTAGCCTCTGAGATAGGAAAATGACCCATTAACAGCGTCCTGCACGGCCTTCCATGaggagagctgtcagcagcctCTGTGAGGGCAGCccatgctgcactgctgctctcttGCTGAGGAATGGGCATGCAAAGCCTTGTCTGGAGGGGTAACCCGGTGCTGTTCCCTGAGCTGTTCTGGGAACAGAGCCCCTTGTCACCAGGGGGGTTTCTGAGAGGCAGCAGCCCAGAAGGGCTGTGCTCAGTTCTGTCCCCCAGGATGTACACAGTGCTCCCAGTGTCAGGTGTGGCACAGGACTGAGTTCCTGCTCTCTAGCTGTGATCTGTGATGGCTACAGGAGGATGGGAAGAAGCGTGGAGAATCAAACAGTGGGAAACCCTCTGCAGCAGGAAACAGCACACAGGGGCTTCAAGTAAGAAAGGAGAAGATGTGGATGTGACAGTGCAGGCTGCTTGGTTTCACTTGCACAGTCTGTATAGCTCCTTTAGATTAAAGATATTATCACTGAGTTTTATTTGAGACACTTTGGACAGGCTCATTCACTTCATGTCTCCTGAATGTAAGCTGGCATGTAAGCTGGCAGCCCTGTTCTTCAGAGCTATGGGGGTGGTCAGGGTAGCTCAGTAACAAATGTGGCTCTTCCCAGGCTGTGAGGATCATCCCTCTTGGTGATGGCAGGTGGGCCTTCCCAGGAGCTGGGGAGTGCCCTGCCAGCCCTGAACAGCACTGTCTGAGCATTCATGGAGCTGTAAGGGGAAGCATTGGGAGTGTTTGGCAGATGGGAACCAAGGACTTTGAGGGGGGGTCCAAAGCAATCTGCCCACTGAGCAATACTAGGATTCCCTGGCAGCAAGTTGTGCCCTGCCCCAGGGGAGGATGCCTCCCAGGCTACAGTGAGTTCCAAAAAACCTTCTGTCCTGTTCAGTGTAACTAGGAAAGTTGGCCGTTATCCATATAAATGTCTAATCCTCTTTACTTCCTTGGGATTTGCTGCCACAACAACTCTATAGGCACTTTGTTAAAAATCCTCTTTATTTATCTCTTCACTTGCAATCGGTGTAACCTTCTCGCAGTGTACTCCAGGCTTTCCTCCTTGCAGGACTCCTTGTTTGCCTTGATGCCTTGCATCCAGCTCCAGTTCTCTTCTGGTTCCCCTCTTTCTTGACTTACGCAGATGCTTTTTCCTGTTCTCAGTACTCCTTCTGGAACCTTCTTAATTCTGTGTCAGACAAGACAATCAGAGTGGAGCCCAGTACCCTGAGGAACAGCTTCTCTTTCATTCCATGACAGATGTACTTGCAGTGTGCTGGAGCACGTCTGCAGTTCTGACTTCTGTTTTGTCCTAAGCAAAGTTTTTGATAGTTAGCTAATAGCTGTGCTCTGGGTGTTTCTTATAGTGGTTGCAGTGGCTTAGAAAGTAATGATATAGTGAGAAGTTGTGTTCCTTGGAAGAAAagattgtgtgtgtgtgtgtgtgtgtgtgtgtgtgtgtgtgtgtgtgtgtgtgtgtgtgtttttgtgtggAGGAATGGGAAAACtactgagaaaaatgtaaagtCCCACTAACACAAGTGAAGCTGCAGAAATTGCGGCCACAGCAGAGCTCCTGAAAGCACTGTGCTTTACTAGAGACAGATTCTGTGGCTGCAGTATTCACCTCAGgtctctctcttccctcccGTGTGCATTCTTGTCATATGTCCCTGCTTATGTTCCAGCTGCTGTCTCCTGGTATGATGAGTTCCAGAGGCTCTACGACACCATCCCTTGCATTGAAGTGCAGGCCCTGAAGGAGCACAATGATCAGGTTTTGCACCTCAGCTTCTCTCACTCTGGCTGCTTGTTTGCATCGTGCTCCAAAGACTGTACTGTTAAGGTAAGGTGGTAGTGTTCCCTGCACAAaactttcagttttgattttatAGGGCTCGTCTATGAGAGCAGCATTCAGGAAACCCGTGAAGAGGTGAGGCTTGATCAGGTGACTGGGCTTTTCGTCTGTAGCTGCTGAGTTGTTCTCAAAGCCACAGAACTAATGACTTTTGCCAATGTAACCTTGAGAGCAGCAGATTCCAGCTTCAGCCCATCTGAAGGTGGTAGAGATGCTTACGTGGCTCTGGCTGCTTTCCAGGTGCAAGCCAGTCCCTCATTATGACTAACAGTGATAATGACCTGCTGCAGAAGATGTCTTGCATGGGTGGTTGTCTTGGGAGAAATCTCTGTCAACATGCTCAAaaatccagctgtgctgctaaCTTTTACTGCCTGGTTGATGGAGAAGTTTGGAGACGTGCGGTGTTTAGCTGCtctccagagctgcagctgttccCTGTCAGTGGGGTTGGCAGGGAATTTGGGTCTTGAAGGTATTTAAATAGGGTTctcagtaacttttttttactttgactGGTGAGTGCTGACAGGACAGGTGAAGTAGGACAGCCTTCAGGCTTCTTGCAGCTTCCTAACTGTTTGTCCATCTGCCTGTAGATCTGGAGCAATGAGCTGGAcatctctctgcagcacagctccaacaTGAGGCCATACAACTGGAGCTACACACAGTTCTCCCAGTTCAACTCCGATGATTCCCTCCTTCTGGTATCAGGTGTCTTTGTGGGGCCTCACAACTCCTCATCAGGAGAGATTGCCGTAATCAGCATGGGTAAATTATGCCTCTGCCTTCACTGAGCCTTCCTGAGAGGTGTAAAGTGGTGGGAGATGAGGTTCTCTTCTGCCCCTTGCCCTTTGTGTACTGTGGCCTTGACCTCTGCTTGTCCTTTCCACCATCTGCACAAAGGGGTCCCGGTTGCAGTTTCTTTAGGTAGGCCTTCTGGATATCCTTAGGGATAACTCATGTCATCACCTGAAAGCGCAGTGTGGCATATATGTTCTCATTTAATTTCGTCTCTAAGTGAGAGTCTGGGTAAGGTGTGAGGTGCCTGTGTCTCCAGCTGTCCTGAAGCCACCATTTCTGCCTCAAGCAGAGTTGGTCCTGCCCTGAGGTCTCGTGCCTTTGAGATGCAGTCACCCTGCCCAGATCAaccttttctgctgcagttctgaACCCAGCTGCACTGTCTCTTGCCATCTCTGTGCCATGACCAAGAGGTGCTGCTAAATGCACAGCTCTCCTGTTCAGAAGGGCTCCCATGGGGTGGGAGGCTGGGATTGTGTGAAGAAGATCTGTGTGTGTTTGATATGTTCTTGTCCTTGGGGCATCTGCTTTGGGCCATGCTTGGAGGAAGGCTGTGTAGCTGGTTGCACTCTGGTCTGGTTGTATCCGGCCGCccttatgttttgtttttcctctgcatgTACTTCACACAGATCTCtgtaaaagagagaaatgatcTGTGTCTGCAGCCGTGCCTTGGGGCTGGTCTGTGGTTGGGCAGTATCTGCTCAGCTTGCAGTGAAGATGCTGTGTCAGTGcctcccctgctgtgggctgagaCCTGACTCCCATTTCCCATTCCTTCTGCAATGGTTTCTCCAGACCCCCTGTCCGGGGCCATCATCTCACACTGCTGTTTCCCCTCTCTTCCAGAGAACTTCACATTGCTTTCCAGGGTGAGGAATAAACCTTATGATGTGTTTGGCTGTTGGCTGAATGAAACCAACTTGATATCTGGCAACCTGCATCGGATTGGGCGTATAACCTCCTGTTCTGTGCTGTGGCTGAACAACGCTTTCCAGGTGAGGTGCCTCTGTTCCAGCTCCTCAGGCAGTGCAGCTTCCTGCTGGTTCTTGTGGGAGGAAAAGCTGCAGAGGAGATGTGAGAGGGAAACAGTGGCTCAGATCCTTGTTTGCCCTGTTTATCTCCTCTGACTCACCTTCCGGATATTGAGCTTGAGGCAACCCTGGAATGGAGTTTCCCATCATTGGGTACCTTATGGTACTCATTGCAATAGCCCTATTCTACCCTTTGCTTCCATTATTTCCTGCCTTATAATCGGGATGAGGAGTTGGGTGCAGAGTTGTAGAGCAAGTGTTGCTGAACAGGGTTACTGAGGGCTCGGTGCAAGGCTGGGCCTGGGATGACTGCAGCCTGGCACGTGTTGAGCAGTGACCATTCTCCCACTTGGCAGCTCATTGTGATGTTCCTGGAAGTGGCTGGGAGGCTGGCTTTGTCCTGCCTGCCACTGCTGAGATCTGTGGGCCAGGTGCTGTCTGTTACGCTGTGATGAGACCTGCAGATGGAGTGTGTGCTGGCCTTAGCCTATGTGCTGCTTGTTTGTTCTCTGCTACTTGTGCTTCTTAGACACGTTGCTCTTCCGTGTCTTGCCTCTGTCCTGTTGTCACAGCTGCACATCCTGGTGTTTTGTGTCTTTGACTCAAACCTTTGATGCTGGCTCTAGCTGGAATTCCCTGTGGTGGCAGGGACCCTTCCAATAATCACATCTCTGTGTTGCACCTGACACTGCAGCATTAACTCGTGCATGTCTAGGAGTCATGGAAGGACCTTGACTGGTTTGTTAGAAATGTTGAAGTGTGGCTGCAGACAGCCAAAGCAGTTAGGTGGGGAGAGACTTGCAGCTTGTTTCTGGGAGCTGACATTCCAGCCAATTCTGCTGAGCGGCACATGCAAGCTCCAGGAGCGCTGAGGTCCTTTCCCTTTGCTTCACATAGGCTGGAGGAATGGTGCTTTGCACTTCACCTGTTTGTCATGGGGGTCTGTTCCTGAAATTCTCAGCAGTGCCAGCTGATGACCTCAGGCAGGAAGGTGGGAGCAAGGCTGCCTGGCCTCACTGTTGCCAATTCAGATGTTTTCCTTCAAAAGCCTGGCGCTGGCTTTTTGGCTCATCTCACCCACCTCCAGGATGGGAAGGAGCATAACAAAGCTGGCTGGCATCTCAGCAAGTCCTGATGGTAATGCTTAGAGATGCCCatagagcagtgctgggaggtcAGTGTGTGACCGGAGCCTGCAGAGTGGGCTCGGGCTGTGGACAGTGGCTGCGTGGAGGCTGtaggagcagtgctgtggtgaGGGGATTCCTGCttacttctcttttctgctcCCAGGGCATAGAGTCTGAGAATGTGAATGTAGTGAAGAGACTGTTCAAAATCCAGAATCTGAATGCCAGCACTATCCGGACTGTGATGGTGGCTGACTGCAGCCGGTACGATTCCCCAGACCTGCTCCTGGACTACGAGGAGCAGCTGGCTGCCTCTTCCACCTCCACCTGCCCGGTCTTTGATCTCGGCAGTGACAGCGAAGAA
This window of the Meleagris gallopavo isolate NT-WF06-2002-E0010 breed Aviagen turkey brand Nicholas breeding stock chromosome 19, Turkey_5.1, whole genome shotgun sequence genome carries:
- the C8G gene encoding complement component C8 gamma chain, which gives rise to MPQQSGPAPASVPPDPVCRDPVPARLCPAAPLPGTGLRCAMAAPRSLLLLSLLLAALQGRGQRPPPPRSPLEKVVTEGNLGLGELVGRWFLVGTASRCSYLAENSHRLEATAMTVAVPDGQSLAISTFRKLDGQCWEIRQRYVPAGAHGRFSVRGRGFNSKMEVVVGEADPRSYAIIYYQDSQGLSVKLYGRSSQLSDTIVDKFERCARAVGLSEDVIYYFPTYGFCDSADDFHILDEAEL